A genomic segment from Paralichthys olivaceus isolate ysfri-2021 chromosome 22, ASM2471397v2, whole genome shotgun sequence encodes:
- the polr2a gene encoding DNA-directed RNA polymerase II subunit RPB1 — translation MHGPPSGDSACPLRTIKRVQFGIISPDELKRLSVTEGGIKYPETTEGGRPKLGGLMDPRQGVIERTGRCQTCAGNMTECPGHFGHIELAKPVFHVGFVTKIMKVLRCVCFFCSKLLVDSNNPKIKDILGKSKGQPRKRLTHVYELCKGKNICEGGEEMDNKFGMEQQETEEDISKEKGHGGCGRYQPRIRRSGLELFAEWKHVNEDSQEKKILLSPERVHEIFKRISDEEVFILGMDPKFARPEWMILTVLPVPPLAVRPAVVMQGSARNQDDLTHKLADIVKINNQLRRNEQSGAAAHVIAEDVKLLQFHVATMVDNELPGLPRAMQKSGRPLKSVKQRLKGKEGRVRGNLMGKRVDFSARTVITPDPNLQIDQVGVPRSIAANMTFPEIVTPFNIDRLQELVRRGNSQYPGAKYIIRDNGDRIDLRFHPKPSDLHLQIGYKVERHMCDGDIVIFNRQPTLHKMSMMGHRVRILPWSTFRLNLSVTTPYNADFDGDEMNLHLPQSLETRAEIQELAMVPRMIVTPQSNRPVMGIVQDTLTAVRKFTKRDVFLERGEVMNLLMFLSTWDGKMPQPAILKPRPLWTGKQIFSLIIPGHINVIRTHSTHPDEEDSGPYKHISPGDTKVIVENGELIMGILCKKSLGTSAGSLVHISYLEMGHDITRLFYSNIQTVVNNWLLIEGHSIGIGDSIADAKTYLDIQNTIKKAKQDVIEVIEKAHNNELEPTPGNTLRQTFENQVNRILNDARDKTGSSAQKSLSEYNNFKSMVVAGSKGSKINISQVIAVVGQQNVEGKRIPFGFKHRTLPHFIKDDYGPESRGFVENSYLAGLTPTEFFFHAMGGREGLIDTAVKTAETGYIQRRLIKSMESVMVKYDGTVRNSINQVVQLRYGEDGLAGENVEFQNLATLKPSHKAFEKKFRFDCTNERALRRMLQEDVVKDVLTNAHVQSVLEREFDKMKEDREILRAIFPTGDSKVVLPCNLARMIWNAQKIFRINARTPTDLNPLRVVEGVHELSKKLVIVNGEDPLSRQAQQNATLLFNIHLRSTLCSKRMTEEFRLSTEAFDWLLGEIETKFNQSIAHPGEMVGALAAQSLGEPATQMTLNTFHYAGVSAKNVTLGVPRLKELINISKRPKTPSLTVFLLGQAARDAERAKDILCRLEHTTLRKVTANTAIYYDPNPQNTVVAEDQEWVNVYYEMPDFDVTRISPWLLRIELDRKHMTDRKLTMEQIAEKINAGFGDDLNCIFNDDNAEKLVLRIRIMNSDENKFNEDEEVVDKMDDDVFLRCIESNMLTDMTLQGIEQISKVYMHLPQTDNKKKIIITEDGEFKALQEWILETDGVSLMRVLSEKDVDPVRTTSNDIVEIFTVLGIEAVRKALERELYHVISFDGSYVNYRHLALLCDTMTCRGHLMAITRHGINRQDTGPLMKCSFEETVDVLMEASAHGECDPMKGVSENIMLGQLAPAGTGCFDLLLDAEKCKYGMEIPTNIPGISVAGPTGMFFGSVPSPLSGMSPAMTPWNTGATPAYGAWSPGVGSGMTPGAAGFSPSAASDASGFSPGYSPAWSPTPGSPGSPGPASPYIPSPGGAMSPNYSPTSPAYEPRSPGGYTPQSPGYSPTSPSYSPTSPSYSPTSPNYSPTSPSYSPTSPSYSPTSPSYSPTSPSYSPTSPSYSPTSPSYSPTSPSYSPTSPSYSPTSPSYSPTSPSYSPTSPSYSPTSPSYSPTSPSYSPTSPSYSPTSPSYSPTSPSYSPTSPNYTPTSPSYSPTSPSYSPTSPSYSPSSPNYTPTSPNYSPTSPSYSPTSPSYSPSSPRYTPQSPTYTPSSPSYSPSSPSYSPTSPKYTPTSPSYSPSSPEYTPTSPKYSPTSPKYSPTSPKYSPTSPTYSPTTPKYSPTSPTYSPTSPTYTPTSPKYSPTSPTYSPTSPKYSPTSPTYSPTSPKGSTYSPTSPGYSPTSPTYSPAISPDDSDEENN, via the exons ATGCACGGACCGCCCTCCGGCGACAGCGCATGCCCACTGCGCACGATCAAGAGAGTTCAGTTCGGCATCATCAGCCCAGATGAGCTT AAACGGTTATCCGTGACAGAAGGGGGGATCAAGTACCCAGAAACAACAGAAGGAGGACGTCCTAAACTTGGCGGCCTTATGGACCCAAGACAAGGTGTCATAGAGAGAACGGGAAGATGTCAGACATGTGCAG GCAACATGACAGAGTGTCCAGGCCACTTCGGACACATAGAACTGGCAAAGCCAGTTTTCCATGTTGGCTTCGTAACCAAGATTATGAAGGTTCTCCGATGTGTGTGCTTCTTTTGCTCCAAGCTATTAGTGGATTCT AACAACCCAAAGATTAAAGATATCCTGGGGAAATCTAAAGGGCAGCCACGAAAGCGCTTGACACATGTGTACGAGCTGTGCAAAGGAAAAAACATATGTGAAGGAGGGGAGGAAATGGACAACAAATTTGGAATGGAGcaacaggagacggaggaggacaTATCTAAAGAGAAG GGTCACGGTGGCTGTGGGCGCTACCAGCCACGCATCAGACGCTCTGGCTTGGAGCTGTTCGCTGAGTGGAAACACGTTAATGAAGACTCGCAGGAGAAGAAAATCCTGCTGAGTCCGGAGCGTGTACACGAGATCTTCAAGCGCATCTCCGACGAAGAGGTCTTTATCCTGGGCATGGATCCCAAGTTCGCCCGCCCTGAATGGATGATTCTGACTGTGTTGCCTGTGCCTCCACTCGCTGTGAGGCCTGCGGTCGTCATGCAGGGATCTGCTCGCAACCAG GATGACTTGACCCACAAGCTGGCTGATATTGTCAAGATCAACAATCAACTGAGAAGAAACGAGCAGAGTGGTGCAGCGGCTCACGTCATAGCTGAGgatgtgaagctgcttcagtttcacgtAGCCACAATGGTGGACAATGAATTGCCAGGCCTGCCTAGG gcAATGCAAAAATCTGGCCGCCCTCTCAAATCCGTTAAACAACGTTTAAAGGGAAAGGAGGGGCGAGTCCGAGGTAACCTAATGGGAAAGCGTGTGGATTTCTCTGCCCGAACTGTCATCACCCCAGACCCCAACCTGCAAATCGACCAAGTCGGTGTACCTCGGTCCATCGCAGCCAATATGACCTTCCCAGAAATTGTCACACCCTTTAACATTGACAG ACTTCAAGAGCTGGTACGACGAGGAAACAGCCAGTACCCAGGAGCCAAATACATCATCCGTGACAACGGAGACAGAATTGACCTGCGCTTCCATCCGAAACCAAGTGACCTTCATCTGCAGATCGGCTATAag gTGGAAAGACACATGTGTGATGGGGACATCGTCATTTTCAACCGACAGCCTACACTACATAAAATGTCCATGATGGGGCACAGGGTTCGGATTCTGCCCTGGTCCACATTTCGACTCAACCTTAG TGTCACCACCCCATACAATGCTGACTTTGACGGGGATGAGATGAACCTCCACCTACCTCAGTCCCTCGAGACGAGGGCAGAGATTCAGGAGCTGGCCATGGTGCCGCGTATGATCGTCACACCCCAGTCCAACAGGCCCGTCATGGGTATCGTGCAGGACACACTCACAGCTGTGCGCAAATTCACAAAGAGAGACGTCTTCTTAGAGAGG GGTGAAGTCATGAACCTCCTCATGTTCCTCTCCACCTGGGACGGGAAAATGCCCCAACCGGCCATCCTCAAGCCACGTCCACTGTGGACAGGCAAGCAGATCTTCAGTCTCATCATTCCAGGACACATCAATGTCATCCGCACCCACAGCACCCACCCAGACGAGGAGGACAGCGGTCCCTACAAACACATCTCACCCGGGGACACCAAG GTCATCGTGGAGAATGGCGAGTTGATCATGGGCATCCTTTGTAAGAAGTCTCTCGGAACCTCAGCTGGTTCCCTCGTCCACATCTCCTACCTGGAGATGGGCCACGACATCACCAGACTCTTCTACTCCAACATTCAGACTGTAGTCAACAACTGGCTGCTCATCGAGG GTCATTCCATTGGTATCGGTGACTCCATTGCTGATGCCAAAACCTACCTTGACATCCAGAACACCATCAAGAAAGCCAAACAGGATGTGATAGAA GTCATCGAGAAAGCCCACAACAACGAGCTGGAGCCCACTCCCGGTAACACGCTGAGGCAGACCTTTGAGAACCAGGTGAATCGCATCCTCAACGACGCTCGTGACAAAACTGGATCCTCTGCCCAGAAGTCTCTGTCTGAGTACAACAACTTCAAGTCCATGGTGGTGGCCGGTTCTAAGGGTTCAAAGATTAACATCTCACAG GTTATCGCTGTGGTGGGGCAACAGAACGTGGAGGGTAAAAGAATCCCCTTTGGCTTCAAACACCGCACGCTGCCTCACTTCATTAAAGATGACTACGGTCCCGAGAGTAGAGGCTTTGTGGAGAACTCCTACCTGGCTGGCTTGACACCAACTGAGTTCTTCTTCCACGCCATGGGAGGCAGAGAGGGTCTGATCGACACAGCTGTCAAGACTGCTGAGACTG GTTACATTCAGCGTCGTCTGATCAAGTCCATGGAGTCTGTGATGGTGAAGTACGACGGCACAGTGCGGAACTCCATCAACCAGGTGGTCCAGCTGCGCTACGGTGAAGACGGCCTGGCAGGAGAGAATGTGGAGTTCCAAAATCTGGCAACCCTCAAACCCTCACACAAGGCCTTTGAAAAGAA GTTCAGATTTGATTGCACCAATGAGCGCGCACTGAGGCGGATGCTGCAGGAGGACGTGGTAAAAGACGTCCTGACCAACGCCCATGTGCAAAGTGTCTTGGAGAGAGAGTTTGATAAGATGAAGGAGGACCGGGAGATCCTTCGAGCCATTTTCCCTACAGGGGACAGCAAG GTGGTGCTGCCATGCAACCTGGCCAGAATGATCTGGAATGCTCAGAAGATCTTCCGCATCAACGCTCGGACCCCAACAGACCTGAATCCTCTGAGAGTGGTCGAGG GTGTTCATGAGCTGAGCAAGAAGCTGGTGATTGTGAACGGCGAGGACCCGCTGAGCAGACAGGCCCAGCAGAACGCCACTCTGCTCTTCAACATCCACCTGCGCTCCACGCTCTGCTCCAAACGCATGACGGAGGAGTTCCGCCTTTCCACCGAGGCTTTCGACTGGCTGCTGGGAGAGATTGAGACCAAATTCAACCAGTCCATT GCGCACCCAGGTGAAATGGTCGGCGCTCTGGCTGCTCAGTCGCTGGGAGAACCAGCTACTCAGATGACCCTGAACACTTTCCACTACGCTGGTGTGTCAGCCAAGAACGTAACACTTGGTGTGCCTCGTCTTAAGGAGTTGATCAACATCTCCAAGAGGCCCAAGACGCCCTCACTGACTGTCTTCCTGCTGGGTCAGGCTGCACGTGACGCTGAGAGGGCCAAAGACATCCTCTGTCGACTGGAGCACACCACACTCCGAAAA GTGACAGCCAACACTGCCATCTACTATGACCCCAACCCCCAGAACACAGTGGTGGCCGAGGACCAGGAGTGGGTGAACGTCTACTATGAAATGCCTGACTTTGATGTGACACGCATTTCGCCATGGCTGCTCCGCATCGAGCTTGACCGCAAGCACATGACTGATCGCAAACTAACTATGGAACAGATCGCAGAGAAGATCAACGCAG gtTTTGGAGATGATCTGAATTGTATCTTCAATGACGACAATGCTGAGAAGCTGGTTCTGCGAATCAGAATCATGAACAGCGATGAGAACAAGTTCAACGAG GATGAGGAGGTGGTGGACAAAATGGACGATGACGTGTTCTTGAGATGCATCGAGTCCAACATGCTGACAGACATGACCCTACAAGGCATTGAGCAGATCAGCAAG GTGTACATGCACTTGCCCCAGACTGACAACAAGAAGAAGATCATAATCACAGAGGACGGTGAGTTCAAGGCCCTGCAGGAGTGGATCCTCGAGACGGACGGCGTTAGTCTCATGAGAGTCCTGAGTGAGAAGGACGTGGATCCCGTCAGAACCACCTCCAATGACATCGTGGAGATCTTCACG gtCTTGGGAATTGAGGCTGTGCGAAAGGCGCTGGAGAGGGAGTTGTACCACGTCATCTCCTTTGACGGTTCCTACGTCAACTACCGTCACTTGGCTCTGCTCTGTGACACCATGACCTGCCGCGGTCACCTGATGGCCATCACACGTCACGGCATCAACCGGCAAGACACAGGACCACTTATGAAGTGTTCCTTTGAAGAGACG GTGGATGTGTTGATGGAGGCATCAGCACACGGTGAATGTGACCCCATGAAGGGCGTGTCAGAGAACATCATGCTTGGCCAGCTCGCCCCGGCTGGTACAGGCTGCTTCGATTTGCTGTTGGATGCTGAGAAGTGTAAATACGGGATGGAGATTCCCACAAACATACCTGGTATCAGTGTGGCTGGAC ccacTGGAATGTTCTTTGGCTCAGTGCCGAGTCCCCTGAGTGGCATGTCACCTGCCATGACGCCGTGGAACACCGGGGCTACGCCAGCCTACGGCGCCTGGTCTCCTGGTGTCG GAAGCGGCATGACTCCTGGTGCAGCAGGTTTCTCTCCCAGTGCAGCTTCAGACGCAAGTGGCTTCTCTCCAGGCTACTCCCCTGCCTGGTCCCCGACTCCTGGGTCCCCTGGTTCTCCAGGACCTGCAAGCCCGTACATCCCATCTCCAG GTGGAGCCATGTCACCAAACTACTCTCCCACCTCACCGGCCTACGAGCCTCGCTCCCCTGGTGGCTACACCCCACAGAGCCCAGGCTACTCCCCAACATCACCCTCCTACTCCCCCACCTCTCCCTCTTACTCCCCCACCAGCCCCAACTACAGCCCGACCTCTCCTTCCTACTCCCCCACTTCGCCCAGTTACTCCCCAACTTCTCCCTCTTATTCGCCCACATCTCCCTCCTATTCCCCCACCTCCCCATCTTACTCCCCCACCTCCCCGTCCTACTCCCCCACCTCCCCGTCCTACTCCCCCACCTCGCCAAGCTACAGCCCGACATCGCCGAGTTACAGCCCGACGTCACCGAGCTACTCTCCCACCTCACCCTCTTACTCGCCCACTTCACCTTCATACTCTCCCACCTCTCCCTCTTACTCTCCCACCTCCCCCTCATACTCCCCCACCTCTCCCTCCTACTCGCCAACCAGTCCGAGCTACAGCCCCACATCACCAAACTACACTCCCACCTCTCCAAGTtactcccccacctccccctcctacTCCCCGACGTCGCCCTCTTACTCCCCATCCTCCCCCAACTACACCCCGACCAGCCCCAACTACTCGCCCACCTCACCCTCGTACTCTCCAACCTCTCCGTCCTACTCTCCTTCCAGTCCACGCTATACCCCGCAGTCACCCACCTACACACCCAGCTCACCCTCATACAGCCCAAGCTCGCCCTCCtactcccccacctcccccaaATACACCCCGACTTCACCTTCATACAGCCCGAGCTCCCCGGAGTACACTCCCACCTCTCCAAAGTACTCCCCTACCTCTCCAAAGTACTCCCCAACATCTCCGAAGTATTCCCCTACTTCTCCCACCTACTCCCCAACAACGCCGAAATACAGCCCCACCTCTCCTACCTACTCTCCGACCTCTCCCACCTACACCCCCACCAGCCCCAAATACTCCCCTACCTCCCCAACTTACTCCCCAACCTCACCGAAGTATTCACCTACATCTCCTACGTACTCGCCAACTAGTCCTAAAGGCTCCACCTACAGCCCCACCTCCCCTGGATACAgccccacctcccccacctACAGCCCGGCCATCAGCCCCGACGACAGCGATGAGGAGAACAACTGA
- the capgb gene encoding capping protein (actin filament), gelsolin-like b has product MLPFQAAPGQFSDEVRQPGLRVWRVEKMKAVLLDPSEVGAFYNGDSYLVLDNRDQLGANLHMWIGEKSSRDEQVACAMLVTQLDNFLGGDPIQHRQVQGYEAPEFMTLFPRGVSYKEGGVESGFRRHQGSGTVHRLYQIKGKRNIRAKEVEMSWSSFNKGDCFILDLGETIVSWIGSQANLFEKQKVREIASLIRDTDRHGKAKIMDSNEGEEPEEMLKVLGKMPALVESTPEEDSKADASNSASLYKVSDATGSMTMTKVSEKSPFAKEQLVREDCFILDNGANGKVFVWKGNGANAEEKREALQMADNFIVQMKYPRMKTQVEILPQGKETIIFKQFFKNWN; this is encoded by the exons ATGCTCCCGTTCCAGGCAGCACCGGGTCAGTTCAGCGATGAGGTCCGGCAGCCGGGCCTGCGAGTGTGGAGGGTGGAGAAGATGAAGGCAGTGCTGCTGGATCCCTCCGAGGTGGGGGCCTTCTACAACGGGGACTCCTATCTGGTGCTGGACAACCGCGACCAGCTGGGGGCCAACCTGCACATGTGGATAG GTGAGAAGTCGTCTCGGGATGAGCAGGTGGCGTGCGCCATGCTGGTCACTCAGCTGGACAACTTCCTGGGCGGCGACCCCATTCAGCACCGGCAGGTTCAGGGCTACGAGGCCCCGGAGTTCATGACGCTCTTCCCCAGAGGAGTCAGCTACAAG GAGGGTGGTGTGGAGTCGGGCTTCAGGAGGCATCAGGGCTCGGGGACGGTGCACAGGTTGTACCAAATCAAGGGGAAACGCAACATCCGTGCCAAGGAGGTGGAGATGTCCTGGAGCAGCTTCAACAAGGGAGACTGCTTCATCCTGGACCTTGGAGAG ACGATTGTGTCATGGATCGGATCGCAAGCCAACCTCTtcgagaagcagaaagtgcgcGAGATCGCCTCACTGATCCGTGACACGGACAGACACGGTAAAGCAAAAATCATGGACTCCAACGAAGGGGAGGAGCCTGAGGAGATGCTCAAG GTCCTGGGAAAGATGCCCGCTCTGGTAGAGAGTACGCCAGAAGAGGACAGCAAAGCAGACGCTTCTAACTCTGCCTCGCTCTACAAG GTGTCAGACGCCACTGGTTCAATGACGATGACCAAAGTGTCGGAGAAGAGCCCGTTTGCCAAGGAGCAGCTGGTTCGTGAAGACTGCTTCATCCTGGACAACGGTGCCAACGGAAAGGTCTTCGTGTGGAAAG GTAATGGAGCCAACgctgaggagaagagggaggccCTGCAGATGGCAGATAACTTCATCGTGCAAATGAAGTACCCCAGGATGAAAACACAG GTGGAGATTCTGCCGCAGGGGAAGGAGACCATCATCTTCAAGCAGTTCTTTAAGAACTGGAACTAA